The genomic region TATAAACAATATGAAGAGGGTAAAACTCAACTTCAAAAAGAGATTGACCAGTTTAAATTTGAACTAAAGAAACAAGAAAAACTAAAAAAGTTTTCTCCTAAAAGCTTAAAGGTACATTTTGAAAAAGAAATATCTGGTAGAGAAGAAAAAATAAAGCTTTTTGACTTTCAAATAAAGCAACTTGATATATTACCTATTGGAAGTGAGCTTAAAGATCAGGAACTTCAATCGATTTTAGAAGTAAAAGAAGGGGATAATTGGGAAAATGTCATTGCAGGTAAAACGATTGTTGTAAAAGATGGAATAGTATCTGAAATACGTGAGAGGTGA from Bacillus spongiae harbors:
- a CDS encoding YlqD family protein; amino-acid sequence: MKILQNVIVKQILTKDSKEKLYKQYEEGKTQLQKEIDQFKFELKKQEKLKKFSPKSLKVHFEKEISGREEKIKLFDFQIKQLDILPIGSELKDQELQSILEVKEGDNWENVIAGKTIVVKDGIVSEIRER